The Gasterosteus aculeatus chromosome 17, fGasAcu3.hap1.1, whole genome shotgun sequence genome includes a window with the following:
- the arhgef25b gene encoding rho guanine nucleotide exchange factor 25 isoform X2: MRGGHHQRGCGCHHLFRKLLSKCGCCSVRVRAESYSVAGSTGSITQSSVGHVPHQASGGSSPCSHSSAGGTRHPVSTLKKWLTNPVRKLGADAGGGAGRTEKQMCSLDRRQPPSLLSQSEPQPRPQEPHNNNTVLPSGDMSQRSSISTFQGKDVCSASDDSGSQWSGAVDSEEERNIALEKSIYVLTELIETERLYVEDLGLIVQGYMGTMVNQGVPEDLKGKDRIVFGNIQQIYDWHKNYFLGELENRVADPDSLAQLFIKHERRLHMYVVYCQNKPKSEHVVSEFIDTYFEDLRQLLGHRLQLNDLLIKPVQRIMKYQLLLKDFLKYYSKAGKDVEELQRAVEVMCFVPKRCNDMMNVGRLQGFEGKITAQGKLLQQDTFCVSEQETGSRAKERRVFLFEQLVIFSEPIDKKKGFSLPAYTFKNSIKVSCLGVEEQPEHNSFFLVLTSRGTDGSVARFVMQASSPEIQQAWFDDVSQILENQRNFLNALQSPIEYQRSKSSSLGRNVKFPTASASGLGPHSSASMGRRPQTRPLSYNTSLPSLHPPQHSPASKALSLCTEGKHGRWASNGLPPCSQHDMQDATASFQAIASDETSHQPNDPDELKEREQ; this comes from the exons CAGAGTCGTACTCTGTGGCAGGCAGTACCGGCAGCATCACCCAGTCATCGGTGGGCCATGTGCCCCACCAGGCCTCCGGCGGCTCCAGCCCCTGCTCACACTCCTCGGCTGGAGGAACACGGCACCCTGTCAGCACTCTCAAGAAATGGCTCACCAATCCCGTCCGCAAGCTGGGCGCTGACgccggaggaggagcgggaAGAACGGAGAAGCAGATGTGCAGTTTAGACAGGAGGCAGCCACCATCGCTACTTTCCCAAAGTGAACCTCAGCCGAGGCCTCAGGAaccgcacaacaacaacactgtccTCCCGTCGGGAGATATG AGTCAGAGATCCAGCATCAGCACTTTCCAAGGCAAAGACGTCTGCTCTGCGAGTGACGACTCAGGGAGCCAGTGGTCCGGCGCAGTGGACAGCGAAGAGGAGAGAAACATTGCCCTTGAGAAGAGCAT ATATGTGCTGACGGAGCTGATAGAGACGGAAAGGTTGTATGTGGAAGATCTTGGGCTCATAGTGCAG ggcTATATGGGCACTATGGTCAATCAAGGAGTTCCAGAGGACCTGAAAGGAAAGGACAGGATTGTGTTCGGAAACATCCAGCAGATCTATGACTGGCATAAGAA TTATTTCCTGGGAGAGTTGGAGAATCGTGTGGCTGATCCAGACAGCCTGGCCCAGCTCTTCATCAAGCAC GAACGGCGTCTTCACATGTATGTGGTTTACTGTCAGAACAAACCCAAATCAGAACACGTTGTCTCTGAGTTCATTGACACATATTTTGAG GATCTCAGGCAGCTGTTGGGCCACAGGTTGCAGCTCAATGATCTGCTCATCAAACCTGTTCAGAGGATCATGAAGTATCAGCTACTGCTGAAG GACTTCCTGAAGTACTACAGCAAAGCAGGAAAGGACGTTGAGGAGTTGCAG AGGGCGGTGGAGGTGATGTGCTTCGTGCCAAAACGCTGTAACGATATGATGAATGTGGGCCGGCTGCAAGGTTTTGAG GGGAAAATCACGGCTCAGgggaagctgctgcagcaggatacCTTCTGTGTCAGTGAACAGGAAACCGGCAGCAGAGCGAAGGAGAGGAGGGTCTTCCTGTTTGAGCAGCTAGTCATCTTCAGCGAGCCAATTGATAAGAAAAAGGGCTTCTCTTTGCCAGCGtacacttttaaaaacagcataaaA GTCAGCTGTTTGGGTGTGGAGGAGCAACCTGAGCACAATTCATTCTTTCTAGTCCTGACCTCCCGCGGGACTGACGGCAGCGTGGCGCGCTTCGTCATGCAGGCGTCATCACCGGAAATACAGCAAGCTTGGTTCGATGACGTGAGCCAGATCTTAGAGAACCAGCGGAACTTCCTTAATG CCCTTCAGTCCCCAATAGAGTACCAACGAAGCAAGTCAAGCAGCCTGGGCAGGAACGTGAAGTTTCCAACTGCGTCAGCATCTGGTCTGGGACCTCACTCCTCAGCATCCATGGGCCGACGGCCGCAGACCCGCCCGCTGTCTTACAACACCTCGCTGCCCTCTCTGCATCCCCCGCAGCACAGCCCGGCCTCCAAGGCG cTCAGTTTGTGCACAGAGGGGAAACACGGCCGCTGGGCCTCCAACGGGCTGCCGCCCTGCAGCCAGCACGACATGCAG gATGCGACCGCCAGTTTCCAGGCGATCGCATCAGACGAGACTTCACATCAGCCGAACGATCCCGACGAGCTGAAGGAGAGGGAGCAGTAA
- the arhgef25b gene encoding rho guanine nucleotide exchange factor 25 isoform X1 → MRGGHHQRGCGCHHLFRKLLSKCGCCSVRVRAESYSVAGSTGSITQSSVGHVPHQASGGSSPCSHSSAGGTRHPVSTLKKWLTNPVRKLGADAGGGAGRTEKQMCSLDRRQPPSLLSQSEPQPRPQEPHNNNTVLPSGDMVWTDGVSSPTTPPTQTPCQRHLSDLPQDTDTQSSSQRSSISTFQGKDVCSASDDSGSQWSGAVDSEEERNIALEKSIYVLTELIETERLYVEDLGLIVQGYMGTMVNQGVPEDLKGKDRIVFGNIQQIYDWHKNYFLGELENRVADPDSLAQLFIKHERRLHMYVVYCQNKPKSEHVVSEFIDTYFEDLRQLLGHRLQLNDLLIKPVQRIMKYQLLLKDFLKYYSKAGKDVEELQRAVEVMCFVPKRCNDMMNVGRLQGFEGKITAQGKLLQQDTFCVSEQETGSRAKERRVFLFEQLVIFSEPIDKKKGFSLPAYTFKNSIKVSCLGVEEQPEHNSFFLVLTSRGTDGSVARFVMQASSPEIQQAWFDDVSQILENQRNFLNALQSPIEYQRSKSSSLGRNVKFPTASASGLGPHSSASMGRRPQTRPLSYNTSLPSLHPPQHSPASKALSLCTEGKHGRWASNGLPPCSQHDMQDATASFQAIASDETSHQPNDPDELKEREQ, encoded by the exons CAGAGTCGTACTCTGTGGCAGGCAGTACCGGCAGCATCACCCAGTCATCGGTGGGCCATGTGCCCCACCAGGCCTCCGGCGGCTCCAGCCCCTGCTCACACTCCTCGGCTGGAGGAACACGGCACCCTGTCAGCACTCTCAAGAAATGGCTCACCAATCCCGTCCGCAAGCTGGGCGCTGACgccggaggaggagcgggaAGAACGGAGAAGCAGATGTGCAGTTTAGACAGGAGGCAGCCACCATCGCTACTTTCCCAAAGTGAACCTCAGCCGAGGCCTCAGGAaccgcacaacaacaacactgtccTCCCGTCGGGAGATATG GTGTGGACAGACGGTGTGTCGAGTCCTACGACTCCTCCAACACAGACGCCCTGCCAGAGACACTTATCTGACCTCCCGCAAGACACAGACACTCAGTCCTCA AGTCAGAGATCCAGCATCAGCACTTTCCAAGGCAAAGACGTCTGCTCTGCGAGTGACGACTCAGGGAGCCAGTGGTCCGGCGCAGTGGACAGCGAAGAGGAGAGAAACATTGCCCTTGAGAAGAGCAT ATATGTGCTGACGGAGCTGATAGAGACGGAAAGGTTGTATGTGGAAGATCTTGGGCTCATAGTGCAG ggcTATATGGGCACTATGGTCAATCAAGGAGTTCCAGAGGACCTGAAAGGAAAGGACAGGATTGTGTTCGGAAACATCCAGCAGATCTATGACTGGCATAAGAA TTATTTCCTGGGAGAGTTGGAGAATCGTGTGGCTGATCCAGACAGCCTGGCCCAGCTCTTCATCAAGCAC GAACGGCGTCTTCACATGTATGTGGTTTACTGTCAGAACAAACCCAAATCAGAACACGTTGTCTCTGAGTTCATTGACACATATTTTGAG GATCTCAGGCAGCTGTTGGGCCACAGGTTGCAGCTCAATGATCTGCTCATCAAACCTGTTCAGAGGATCATGAAGTATCAGCTACTGCTGAAG GACTTCCTGAAGTACTACAGCAAAGCAGGAAAGGACGTTGAGGAGTTGCAG AGGGCGGTGGAGGTGATGTGCTTCGTGCCAAAACGCTGTAACGATATGATGAATGTGGGCCGGCTGCAAGGTTTTGAG GGGAAAATCACGGCTCAGgggaagctgctgcagcaggatacCTTCTGTGTCAGTGAACAGGAAACCGGCAGCAGAGCGAAGGAGAGGAGGGTCTTCCTGTTTGAGCAGCTAGTCATCTTCAGCGAGCCAATTGATAAGAAAAAGGGCTTCTCTTTGCCAGCGtacacttttaaaaacagcataaaA GTCAGCTGTTTGGGTGTGGAGGAGCAACCTGAGCACAATTCATTCTTTCTAGTCCTGACCTCCCGCGGGACTGACGGCAGCGTGGCGCGCTTCGTCATGCAGGCGTCATCACCGGAAATACAGCAAGCTTGGTTCGATGACGTGAGCCAGATCTTAGAGAACCAGCGGAACTTCCTTAATG CCCTTCAGTCCCCAATAGAGTACCAACGAAGCAAGTCAAGCAGCCTGGGCAGGAACGTGAAGTTTCCAACTGCGTCAGCATCTGGTCTGGGACCTCACTCCTCAGCATCCATGGGCCGACGGCCGCAGACCCGCCCGCTGTCTTACAACACCTCGCTGCCCTCTCTGCATCCCCCGCAGCACAGCCCGGCCTCCAAGGCG cTCAGTTTGTGCACAGAGGGGAAACACGGCCGCTGGGCCTCCAACGGGCTGCCGCCCTGCAGCCAGCACGACATGCAG gATGCGACCGCCAGTTTCCAGGCGATCGCATCAGACGAGACTTCACATCAGCCGAACGATCCCGACGAGCTGAAGGAGAGGGAGCAGTAA
- the arhgef25b gene encoding rho guanine nucleotide exchange factor 25 isoform X3, translated as MRGGHHQRGCGCHHLFRKLLSKCGCCSVRVRAESYSVAGSTGSITQSSVGHVPHQASGGSSPCSHSSAGGTRHPVSTLKKWLTNPVRKLGADAGGGAGRTEKQMCSLDRRQPPSLLSQSEPQPRPQEPHNNNTVLPSGDMVWTDGVSSPTTPPTQTPCQRHLSDLPQDTDTQSSSQRSSISTFQGKDVCSASDDSGSQWSGAVDSEEERNIALEKSIYVLTELIETERLYVEDLGLIVQGYMGTMVNQGVPEDLKGKDRIVFGNIQQIYDWHKNYFLGELENRVADPDSLAQLFIKHERRLHMYVVYCQNKPKSEHVVSEFIDTYFEDLRQLLGHRLQLNDLLIKPVQRIMKYQLLLKDFLKYYSKAGKDVEELQRAVEVMCFVPKRCNDMMNVGRLQGFEGKITAQGKLLQQDTFCVSEQETGSRAKERRVFLFEQLVIFSEPIDKKKGFSLPAYTFKNSIKVSCLGVEEQPEHNSFFLVLTSRGTDGSVARFVMQASSPEIQQAWFDDVSQILENQRNFLNALQSPIEYQRSKSSSLGRNVKFPTASASGLGPHSSASMGRRPQTRPLSYNTSLPSLHPPQHSPASKAFVHRGETRPLGLQRAAALQPARHAGTSACLHTALRGVFKFLSGNGSVNSLSGCDRQFPGDRIRRDFTSAERSRRAEGEGAVTNLLM; from the exons CAGAGTCGTACTCTGTGGCAGGCAGTACCGGCAGCATCACCCAGTCATCGGTGGGCCATGTGCCCCACCAGGCCTCCGGCGGCTCCAGCCCCTGCTCACACTCCTCGGCTGGAGGAACACGGCACCCTGTCAGCACTCTCAAGAAATGGCTCACCAATCCCGTCCGCAAGCTGGGCGCTGACgccggaggaggagcgggaAGAACGGAGAAGCAGATGTGCAGTTTAGACAGGAGGCAGCCACCATCGCTACTTTCCCAAAGTGAACCTCAGCCGAGGCCTCAGGAaccgcacaacaacaacactgtccTCCCGTCGGGAGATATG GTGTGGACAGACGGTGTGTCGAGTCCTACGACTCCTCCAACACAGACGCCCTGCCAGAGACACTTATCTGACCTCCCGCAAGACACAGACACTCAGTCCTCA AGTCAGAGATCCAGCATCAGCACTTTCCAAGGCAAAGACGTCTGCTCTGCGAGTGACGACTCAGGGAGCCAGTGGTCCGGCGCAGTGGACAGCGAAGAGGAGAGAAACATTGCCCTTGAGAAGAGCAT ATATGTGCTGACGGAGCTGATAGAGACGGAAAGGTTGTATGTGGAAGATCTTGGGCTCATAGTGCAG ggcTATATGGGCACTATGGTCAATCAAGGAGTTCCAGAGGACCTGAAAGGAAAGGACAGGATTGTGTTCGGAAACATCCAGCAGATCTATGACTGGCATAAGAA TTATTTCCTGGGAGAGTTGGAGAATCGTGTGGCTGATCCAGACAGCCTGGCCCAGCTCTTCATCAAGCAC GAACGGCGTCTTCACATGTATGTGGTTTACTGTCAGAACAAACCCAAATCAGAACACGTTGTCTCTGAGTTCATTGACACATATTTTGAG GATCTCAGGCAGCTGTTGGGCCACAGGTTGCAGCTCAATGATCTGCTCATCAAACCTGTTCAGAGGATCATGAAGTATCAGCTACTGCTGAAG GACTTCCTGAAGTACTACAGCAAAGCAGGAAAGGACGTTGAGGAGTTGCAG AGGGCGGTGGAGGTGATGTGCTTCGTGCCAAAACGCTGTAACGATATGATGAATGTGGGCCGGCTGCAAGGTTTTGAG GGGAAAATCACGGCTCAGgggaagctgctgcagcaggatacCTTCTGTGTCAGTGAACAGGAAACCGGCAGCAGAGCGAAGGAGAGGAGGGTCTTCCTGTTTGAGCAGCTAGTCATCTTCAGCGAGCCAATTGATAAGAAAAAGGGCTTCTCTTTGCCAGCGtacacttttaaaaacagcataaaA GTCAGCTGTTTGGGTGTGGAGGAGCAACCTGAGCACAATTCATTCTTTCTAGTCCTGACCTCCCGCGGGACTGACGGCAGCGTGGCGCGCTTCGTCATGCAGGCGTCATCACCGGAAATACAGCAAGCTTGGTTCGATGACGTGAGCCAGATCTTAGAGAACCAGCGGAACTTCCTTAATG CCCTTCAGTCCCCAATAGAGTACCAACGAAGCAAGTCAAGCAGCCTGGGCAGGAACGTGAAGTTTCCAACTGCGTCAGCATCTGGTCTGGGACCTCACTCCTCAGCATCCATGGGCCGACGGCCGCAGACCCGCCCGCTGTCTTACAACACCTCGCTGCCCTCTCTGCATCCCCCGCAGCACAGCCCGGCCTCCAAGGCG TTTGTGCACAGAGGGGAAACACGGCCGCTGGGCCTCCAACGGGCTGCCGCCCTGCAGCCAGCACGACATGCAGGTACATCCGCCTGTCTTCACACAGCGCTGAGAGGGGTTTTTAAATTCCTAAGTGGTAACGGCAGCGTTAA ttccctctcaggATGCGACCGCCAGTTTCCAGGCGATCGCATCAGACGAGACTTCACATCAGCCGAACGATCCCGACGAGCTGAAGGAGAGGGAGCAGTAACCAACCTTCTGATGTAG
- the b4galnt1b gene encoding beta-1,4 N-acetylgalactosaminyltransferase 1, with the protein MRSVRKTVLLAILASVVLVLALLHSWPTRASTAVDVWQRPGPIDERHLEERLPEPDRRFGNIPFHVRDNVASLLARNGCVCEGDSGGVNLPFVQLLFPRVSAHPLHAAFQAPELQEMKRRREKEYRSFQERTQTPADLLLIAEANNPLQYPTQGVEVRPLRTIIIPGLALYSLPRDHYSINLTATLGTLNVAAEVDRVKIKGDGAMRMTLSSILLPNLNRQLQFVTYTNTLFHPSTADTVQFETEGHQASFSIKIRHGVTPKLYNTGSKGEYNVSALVTIATKTFLRYDKLQDLINSVRRYYPTVTIVIADDSETPQTISGPYIEHYIMPFGKGWFAGRNLAVSQVTTKYVLWVDDDFVFTANTKLEKLVDVLERTTLDLVGGAVREATGYTATYRQTISIESGEADGDCLHMRRGFHHAIQGFPNCVVTDGVINFFLARTEKVQQVGFDPRLARVAHLEFFIDGLGSLHVGSCDDVIVNHATKVRLPWVSQSESDKTYAKFRYPPASSDATHTKNGLLFFKNRFQCLTHN; encoded by the exons ATGCGCTCCGTGAGGAAGACGGTGTTGCTCGCCATCCTGGCCTCTGTGGTTCtggtcctcgctctcctccactCGTGGCCCACTCGGGCTTCCACCGCCGTGGACGTCTGGCAGCGACCGGGGCCAATCGACGAGCGGCATCTGGAGGAGAGGCTTCCGGAACCCGACCGCCGCTTCGGAAACATCCCCTTTCACGTCCGGGACAACGTGGCGAG CCTGTTGGCCCGAAACGGATGCGTCTGCGAGGGGGACAGCGGGGGAGTGAACCTGCCCTTCGTGCAGCTCCTGTTCCCACGGGTGTCCGCTCACCCGCTGCACGCCGCCTTCCAGGCGCCTGAGCTGCAGGAAATGAAGAGGAGGCGAGAAAAGGAGTACAGGAGCTTCCAGGAGAG GACACAGACGCCTGCAGATCTTCTCCTCATTGCGGAGGCTAACAATCCGTTACAGTATCCAACGCAAGGGGTGGAGGTACGACCTCTGAGAACAATCATCATCCCAG GCTTGGCCTTATACAGCCTTCCCAGAGACCACTACTCA ATAAACCTCACTGCCACACTGGGAACGCTGAACGTGGCGGCAGAGGTGGACAGGGTGAAAATCAAAGGTGATGGCGCAATGCGCATGACCCTGTCGAGCATCCTGCTGCCGAACCTGAACAgacagctgcagtttgtcacCTACACAAACACTCTGTTCCACCCCAGCACGGCAGACACAG TGCAGTTTGAGACAGAGGGACATCAAGCCAGCTTCAGCATCAAAATCCGCCACGGCGTGACGCCCAAACTGTACAATACAGGATCTAAAGGAG agtaCAATGTCAGTGCCCTCGTTACCATAGCTACCAAGACTTTCCTGCGATATGATAAGCTTCAAGATCTTATAAACAGCGTGAGAAGATACTATCCTACCGTCACTATAGTCATAGCTGATGACAGCGAAACCCCCCAAACCATTTCTGGGCCTTACATCGAACATTACATCATGCCCTTTGGAAAG GGTTGGTTTGCTGGACGAAACCTGGCCGTCTCTCAGGTGACTACAAAGTATGTGCTGTGGGTGGACGATGACTTTGTCTTCACAGCCAACACCAAGCTGGAGAAACTGGTGGACGTTTTGGAGAGAACCACTCTGGACCTG GTGGGGGGTGCAGTGCGGGAGGCCACAGGTTACACTGCCACCTACAGACAGACCATCTCCATTGAGTCCGGGGAGGCGGATGGTGACTGCCTACACATGAGGAGAGGATTTCATCACGCCATCCAAGGCTTCCCCAACTGTGTCGTGACTGATGGAGTCATTAACTTCTTCCTGGCTCGCACCGAGAAAGTCCAGCAAGTCGGCTTTGACCCACGCCTCGCCAGGGTAGCTCACCTGG AGTTTTTCATCGATGGATTGGGATCTCTCCACGTGGGCTcttgtgatgatgtcattgtcAATCACGCTACCAAAGTCCGACTCCCCTgggtcagccaatcagagagtgACAAGACATACGCCAAGTTTCGTTACCCGCCGGCTTCCTCTGACGCCACACACACGAAAAACGGCCTCCTGTTCTTCAAGAATCGATTTCAGTGTTTGACTCATAACTAG